The following proteins are co-located in the Nocardioides piscis genome:
- a CDS encoding fumarate hydratase has protein sequence MTAAPASPSTGPEFRYSDLLPTAGSNGEDETPYRLVTTEGVSTFEVAGEDGQTQTFLKVDPEAIRRLSAEAMHDISHYLRPGHLAQLRKIIDDPEASGNDRFVALDLLKNVNISAGGVLPMCQDTGTAIVMGKKSEGVLTGADDAEAISQGVYDAYTKLNLRYSQLAPLTTFEEKNTGTNLPAQIEIYSTPQTTGKPEYKFLFMAKGGGSANKSFLFQETKAILNPQRLLTYLDEKIRSLGTAACPPYHLAVVIGGTSAEFALKTAKLASARYLDDLPTQGSMSAHGIRDVELEEQVLELTRSFGIGAQFGGKYFCHDVRVVRLPRHGASCPVAIAVSCSADRQALGKITPEGVFLEQLETDPAHYMPSAGVSEEIAAGEVVKIDLNQPMDAILAELSKHPVKTRLSLTGPLVVARDIAHAKIQERLDAGEEMPSYLRDHPVYYAGPAKTPAGMASGSFGPTTAGRMDSYVAQFQAAGGSKVMLAKGNRSKVVTQACAEHGGFYLGSIGGPAARLAQDCITSVSVLEYEELGMEAVWKIEVEDFPAFIVVDDKGNDFFTDPSGTTTVPLSGIRVRSAE, from the coding sequence GTGACTGCAGCCCCCGCCAGCCCGTCGACCGGGCCCGAGTTCCGCTACTCAGACCTGCTCCCCACCGCCGGCTCCAACGGGGAGGACGAGACTCCCTACCGCCTCGTCACGACCGAGGGAGTCAGCACGTTCGAGGTGGCAGGCGAGGACGGGCAGACCCAGACCTTCCTCAAGGTCGACCCCGAGGCGATCCGGCGACTCAGCGCCGAGGCGATGCACGACATCAGCCACTACCTGCGGCCCGGCCACCTCGCCCAGCTGCGCAAGATCATCGACGACCCGGAGGCCTCCGGCAACGACCGCTTCGTGGCCCTCGACCTGCTCAAGAACGTGAACATCTCCGCCGGCGGCGTGCTGCCGATGTGTCAGGACACCGGCACCGCCATCGTGATGGGCAAGAAGTCCGAGGGCGTGCTCACCGGAGCCGACGACGCAGAGGCGATCAGCCAGGGTGTCTATGACGCCTACACGAAGCTCAACCTGCGCTACTCCCAGCTCGCGCCGCTGACGACGTTCGAGGAGAAGAACACCGGCACCAACCTGCCGGCTCAGATCGAGATCTACTCGACGCCGCAGACAACGGGGAAGCCGGAGTACAAGTTCCTCTTCATGGCCAAGGGGGGCGGGTCGGCCAACAAGTCCTTCCTCTTCCAGGAGACCAAGGCGATCCTCAACCCGCAGCGCCTGCTGACCTATCTCGACGAGAAGATCCGCTCGCTCGGCACAGCGGCCTGCCCGCCCTACCACTTGGCCGTCGTGATCGGCGGCACGAGCGCGGAGTTCGCGCTCAAGACCGCCAAGCTGGCCAGCGCTCGCTACCTCGACGACCTGCCGACCCAGGGCTCGATGAGCGCCCACGGCATCCGCGACGTCGAGCTCGAGGAGCAGGTGCTCGAGCTGACCCGTTCCTTCGGAATCGGAGCCCAGTTCGGCGGGAAGTACTTCTGCCACGACGTCCGCGTCGTTCGACTCCCCCGCCACGGCGCGTCGTGCCCGGTGGCGATCGCGGTGTCGTGCTCGGCCGACCGTCAGGCCCTGGGCAAGATCACTCCCGAGGGCGTCTTCCTCGAGCAGCTCGAGACCGACCCGGCGCACTACATGCCCTCGGCCGGCGTCTCCGAGGAGATCGCTGCCGGCGAGGTCGTCAAGATCGACCTCAACCAGCCGATGGACGCGATCTTGGCGGAGCTCTCGAAGCACCCGGTGAAGACGCGACTCTCGCTGACCGGCCCACTCGTCGTGGCTCGCGACATCGCGCACGCCAAGATCCAGGAGCGGCTCGACGCGGGCGAGGAGATGCCCTCCTATCTCCGCGACCACCCCGTCTACTACGCCGGTCCCGCCAAGACACCGGCCGGGATGGCGTCAGGCTCGTTCGGTCCGACGACCGCCGGCCGGATGGACTCCTATGTCGCGCAGTTCCAGGCAGCCGGCGGATCGAAGGTGATGCTCGCGAAGGGCAACCGCTCCAAGGTGGTGACCCAGGCGTGCGCGGAGCACGGCGGGTTCTACCTCGGGTCGATCGGTGGACCTGCCGCTCGCCTCGCCCAGGACTGCATCACCTCGGTGTCGGTGCTGGAGTACGAGGAGCTCGGCATGGAGGCGGTGTGGAAGATCGAGGTCGAGGACTTCCCTGCCTTCATCGTCGTCGACGACAAGGGCAACGACTTCTTCACCGACCCCTCCGGCACCACGACCGTGCCGCTCTCGGGCATCCGCGTCCGCTCGGCGGAATAG